In the Aerosakkonema funiforme FACHB-1375 genome, one interval contains:
- a CDS encoding glycosyltransferase family 2 protein — protein MPPLVSIVVTCFNQDRYLEKSVKSVLNQTFIDLECLIVDDGSTDNTREVVENLMRLDSRIKYFYKENGGVSSARNFGFRQAQGEWIQFLDGDDWIDDRKTEFQLNHLKGVDRQNTVFYCDYERVFLDGEQNITDRQSNIVGDLTKEQLIQRLLIPDFLADSPFPLLQQCLLMNRSIFSKKMFDESLKALQDRDFTLDLALAGVNFIYTPIVGAFYTKHRTNRTNKWSYMKGYYILFYETIYSKHKDLLPLCESGINFLVQDTIREKDKDNFERLMKIIRSPVYFLDKKVKVNNATLLKLLYSLRSFVPSFILYQKYRGPRSQKILSLLSPLFNLTKSSKDNVYL, from the coding sequence ATGCCTCCTCTGGTATCTATTGTTGTTACTTGTTTCAATCAGGATCGCTACCTAGAAAAGTCAGTTAAAAGTGTACTTAACCAAACATTTATTGACCTAGAGTGCCTGATTGTCGATGATGGATCTACCGATAACACTCGTGAGGTAGTCGAGAATTTAATGAGGCTCGATTCTCGAATAAAATATTTTTACAAAGAAAATGGAGGGGTATCTTCTGCTCGTAATTTTGGGTTTAGGCAAGCTCAAGGCGAGTGGATTCAATTTTTAGATGGAGACGATTGGATCGACGATCGTAAAACTGAATTTCAATTAAATCATTTAAAGGGTGTAGATCGACAAAATACGGTGTTTTATTGCGATTACGAGCGTGTCTTTCTAGACGGGGAACAAAATATTACCGATCGGCAGTCAAATATTGTCGGAGATTTGACAAAAGAACAATTAATTCAGCGCTTACTTATACCTGATTTTTTAGCTGATTCTCCATTTCCATTATTGCAGCAATGCTTGTTGATGAATAGAAGCATTTTTAGTAAAAAAATGTTTGATGAAAGTCTTAAAGCTCTGCAAGATAGAGATTTTACATTAGACCTGGCGCTCGCCGGAGTAAATTTTATTTATACGCCTATTGTTGGTGCTTTCTATACAAAGCATCGCACTAATAGAACTAATAAGTGGTCTTACATGAAAGGGTATTATATTCTTTTCTATGAAACCATTTATAGCAAACACAAAGACTTACTGCCGCTTTGCGAAAGTGGCATAAATTTTTTAGTGCAAGACACAATTAGAGAAAAAGACAAGGACAATTTTGAGCGGTTAATGAAAATTATTCGCTCTCCGGTATATTTTTTAGATAAAAAAGTAAAAGTTAATAATGCTACCTTACTGAAATTACTTTATTCCTTGAGATCGTTCGTGCCTAGCTTTATACTTTATCAAAAGTACAGAGGGCCGCGCTCTCAAAAAATTCTTTCCCTATTATCACCGTTATTTAACTTGACAAAATCCTCAAAAGATAACGTTTACTTATAA
- the galE gene encoding UDP-glucose 4-epimerase GalE yields MPQDKPTILVTGGAGYIGSHAVLALQRAGYDVVILDNLIYGHRDVVEKVLQVELIVGDTSDRPLLDRLFSRLNIAAVMHFAAFAYVGESVTDPAKYYRNNVYGTLTLLEAMLAADVKKFVFSSTCATYGVPQVLPLPEDHPQNPINPYGASKLMVERILSDFDAAYDLKSVCFRYFNAAGADPDGLLGEDHNPETHLIPLVLQTALGKRESVSIFGTDYPTPDGTCIRDYIHVNDLAAAHVLGLKYLLESGDSAVFNLGNGGGFSVKETIETARAITGREIKAIECDRRPGDPPVLVGSSDKARQILGWNPQYPDLSEIVSHAWKWHQQRHA; encoded by the coding sequence GTGCCACAAGATAAACCAACCATTTTAGTCACAGGGGGAGCTGGATATATTGGCTCCCATGCGGTACTGGCGCTGCAACGTGCCGGTTACGATGTAGTTATTTTGGATAACCTGATCTACGGACACCGAGATGTGGTAGAGAAGGTTTTGCAGGTAGAGTTAATTGTTGGGGATACGAGCGATCGCCCTTTGCTCGATCGGCTTTTCTCCAGGCTCAACATTGCCGCCGTCATGCACTTTGCCGCTTTTGCTTATGTGGGCGAGTCTGTGACCGATCCAGCCAAATACTACCGTAACAACGTCTACGGAACTCTCACGCTGTTAGAAGCTATGTTGGCAGCCGACGTGAAGAAATTTGTCTTTTCTTCCACTTGCGCCACCTATGGTGTACCCCAAGTTCTTCCCCTTCCCGAAGATCATCCCCAAAATCCCATCAATCCCTACGGTGCTAGCAAGTTGATGGTAGAACGGATACTCTCGGATTTTGATGCTGCTTACGATCTAAAATCTGTTTGCTTCCGCTACTTTAACGCTGCCGGTGCCGATCCGGATGGCTTGCTGGGGGAAGACCACAATCCGGAAACGCACTTAATTCCTTTAGTGTTACAGACTGCGTTAGGAAAACGAGAATCAGTCTCGATTTTCGGTACAGATTACCCGACCCCAGACGGTACTTGCATTCGCGATTATATTCACGTCAACGATTTGGCCGCAGCGCACGTTTTGGGCCTGAAATATTTGTTGGAGTCGGGGGATAGTGCGGTATTTAATTTAGGGAATGGCGGCGGTTTTTCGGTGAAGGAAACGATCGAAACCGCTAGGGCGATCACAGGACGGGAAATTAAAGCTATTGAGTGCGATCGGCGTCCTGGCGACCCACCCGTCTTAGTTGGCAGTAGCGACAAAGCCCGACAAATCCTGGGCTGGAATCCTCAATACCCAGATTTATCTGAGATCGTATCTCATGCCTGGAAGTGGCACCAACAGCGTCATGCTTGA
- the gloB gene encoding hydroxyacylglutathione hydrolase, which produces MQVHRLPALSDNYIFVLHDTQENVAAVVDPAEAEPVLRFLDKIAAVLVAIFNTHHHSDHVGGNKQLMQRFANLRIYGGGEDFGRIPGQNVFLREGDRVQFVDRIGEVFFVPGHTRAHIAYYFPSNVADEPGDLFCGDTLFAGGCGRLFEGTPSQMISSLSKIRALPDNTRVWCAHEYTLKNLQFALTVDGNNPDLQARYTQVKESRSRSEATVPSLLGIEKRTNPFLRWDNPHLQAAVKSDESVQTFARLRGMKDRF; this is translated from the coding sequence ATGCAGGTTCATCGGCTCCCAGCACTCTCGGACAACTATATATTTGTCTTGCACGATACTCAAGAAAATGTCGCAGCTGTGGTCGATCCGGCAGAAGCGGAACCAGTACTGCGTTTCCTTGATAAAATTGCGGCTGTATTAGTGGCTATTTTTAACACTCACCATCACAGCGATCATGTGGGCGGCAACAAGCAGCTGATGCAACGCTTTGCCAATCTCCGCATCTACGGAGGGGGAGAGGATTTTGGTAGAATACCGGGACAAAATGTGTTTTTGCGGGAAGGCGATCGCGTCCAGTTTGTCGATCGCATCGGCGAAGTGTTTTTTGTCCCCGGACATACCCGCGCCCACATCGCCTACTATTTTCCCTCAAATGTGGCGGATGAGCCAGGGGATCTGTTTTGCGGCGATACTCTCTTTGCTGGTGGTTGCGGTAGGCTCTTTGAAGGCACTCCCTCCCAAATGATATCCTCCCTAAGCAAGATCCGCGCTTTACCCGACAATACCAGAGTTTGGTGCGCTCACGAATACACGCTGAAAAACTTACAATTTGCCCTGACTGTAGATGGTAACAACCCAGATTTACAAGCCAGATACACTCAAGTCAAGGAGTCTCGCAGTCGATCGGAAGCTACCGTACCATCGCTTTTGGGGATAGAGAAGCGCACTAATCCGTTTCTGCGCTGGGATAACCCGCATTTGCAAGCAGCGGTAAAGAGTGACGAATCGGTGCAAACTTTTGCCAGACTGCGGGGAATGAAAGATAGATTTTAG
- the rplI gene encoding 50S ribosomal protein L9, with protein MAKRIQLVLTQDISKLGKSGDLVEVAPGYARNYLLPKQFATFATPAILKQVERRREKERQRLLELKEESIAIKAAIEAVGRFSIAKQVGEADAIFGTVTGPEVAEAIQQATGKEIDRRGITLPEIRKTGTYKAEIKLHPEVTATVDIEVVAS; from the coding sequence ATGGCCAAACGCATTCAATTAGTTTTAACTCAGGATATCAGCAAGCTGGGCAAATCCGGCGATTTAGTAGAAGTGGCTCCCGGCTACGCACGCAATTACCTCCTTCCCAAGCAATTTGCTACTTTTGCCACCCCAGCAATTCTCAAGCAAGTGGAACGGCGCAGAGAAAAAGAGCGCCAGCGCCTTTTGGAACTCAAGGAAGAATCGATCGCGATCAAAGCAGCGATCGAAGCTGTCGGTCGCTTTAGCATTGCCAAACAGGTGGGCGAAGCAGATGCTATCTTTGGAACAGTTACTGGCCCGGAAGTCGCAGAAGCGATTCAGCAAGCTACCGGCAAGGAAATCGATCGTCGCGGTATCACCCTACCCGAAATTCGCAAGACCGGTACTTATAAAGCTGAAATCAAGTTGCACCCAGAAGTAACCGCAACAGTAGATATTGAAGTAGTGGCTAGCTAA
- the dnaB gene encoding replicative DNA helicase: MVDSRNFQPIGDRLPPQNIEAEEAILGGILLDPEAIGRVLDILVPDAFSLESHKIIYQAALTLHAQSKPTDLMTVAVWLYDNDRLDKVGGQSKLAQLIDRTVSAVNIDQYAKLVAEKYLRRKLIQAGHKIVDLGHETATELPIVLDRAEQEIFGITQERPQQGLISIAETLNYTFTELNNRSENVALPGLTCNFYDLDAMTGGFQRSDLIIVAGRPSMGKTSFALGIAHQISKTHQFPVAIFSLEMSKEQLVQRLLANEAEIESNRLRSGRISENEWERLSPAFATLSALPIYIDDSANISVTEMRSQARRLQAEQGREIGLILIDYLQLMEGGSDNRVQELSKITRNLKGLAREMNTPVIALSQLSRGVESRTNKRPMLSDLRESGSIEQDADLVIMLYRDVYYNPDSPDRDIAEVIIAKHRNGPTGTVKLLFNSQFTQFRNLAN, translated from the coding sequence ATGGTTGACTCACGCAATTTTCAACCGATTGGCGATCGTCTCCCTCCGCAAAATATAGAGGCGGAAGAAGCTATTTTGGGCGGCATCCTGCTAGATCCGGAAGCGATCGGCAGGGTGCTGGATATCCTCGTACCAGATGCTTTTTCCCTGGAAAGTCATAAAATTATCTATCAAGCAGCGCTGACTCTTCACGCGCAAAGCAAGCCGACGGATTTAATGACAGTCGCTGTCTGGCTTTACGATAACGATCGGCTTGACAAAGTGGGAGGTCAGAGTAAGTTAGCGCAACTGATCGATCGTACCGTCTCCGCCGTCAACATCGACCAGTATGCCAAACTCGTAGCAGAAAAATATCTGCGCCGCAAATTAATTCAAGCCGGTCATAAAATTGTCGATCTCGGACACGAGACAGCCACCGAATTGCCGATCGTACTCGATCGAGCAGAACAAGAAATTTTCGGCATTACTCAAGAACGACCTCAGCAAGGTCTGATATCGATCGCCGAAACGCTTAACTACACTTTCACCGAACTTAACAATCGCAGTGAAAATGTAGCGCTACCCGGACTCACCTGCAATTTTTACGACCTAGACGCCATGACTGGCGGTTTTCAGCGTTCTGATTTAATTATCGTCGCCGGTCGCCCTTCAATGGGAAAGACCAGTTTTGCCTTGGGAATCGCTCACCAAATATCGAAAACACATCAATTTCCTGTTGCTATTTTCAGTCTGGAAATGTCAAAAGAGCAACTGGTGCAGCGATTGCTTGCTAACGAAGCCGAAATAGAAAGTAACCGTTTGCGATCGGGACGCATCAGTGAAAATGAATGGGAACGGTTAAGCCCTGCATTTGCTACTCTATCCGCCCTACCAATTTATATTGACGATTCCGCCAATATAAGCGTTACGGAAATGCGTAGTCAAGCGCGTCGTTTGCAAGCAGAACAGGGGAGAGAAATCGGATTAATTTTAATAGATTATTTGCAATTAATGGAAGGCGGAAGCGACAATCGCGTTCAAGAATTATCGAAGATTACACGCAATCTTAAAGGTTTAGCTCGCGAGATGAATACTCCCGTTATTGCCTTATCTCAGTTGAGTAGAGGAGTTGAATCGCGTACAAATAAGCGACCGATGCTGTCGGATTTGAGAGAGTCCGGTTCGATTGAACAAGACGCGGATTTAGTTATTATGTTATACCGCGACGTTTATTACAATCCCGATTCTCCAGATCGAGATATCGCAGAAGTTATTATCGCCAAACATCGGAATGGCCCCACAGGGACAGTCAAACTTTTGTTCAATTCGCAGTTTACTCAGTTTCGGAATTTAGCTAATTGA
- a CDS encoding RNA-guided endonuclease InsQ/TnpB family protein: protein MIVYEFKLKGKDWQYKAVDEAIRTSQFIRNKCLRYWMDNKGTDKYDLNKYTTRLAKEFSFVNELNSTARQASSERCWSGIARFFDNCKKKIKGKKGFPRFKKNQRSVEYKKSGWKLSPDKKTITFTDKKGMGIFKLVGTYDLHFYPVDQIQRVRLVKRADGYYCQFCISVDIKQTLEPTGKTLGLDVGLAHFYTDSNGEKVDNPRYLRKSERQLKRLQGLVSKKVKGSNNRKKAINRLGRKHLQVSRQRKDFAVKLARCVVMSNDIVAYEDLKVRNMVKNRHLAKSISDASWSQFREWLQYFAIKFGRVAVPVPPHYTSQNCSNCGETVRKSLSVRTHICKCGVILDRDENAARNILIKALQILGYISNTVGHTEINACGEMTLYLNLETVLKQGRSVNQESPRHSVA from the coding sequence GTGATAGTTTACGAGTTCAAATTAAAAGGAAAAGATTGGCAGTATAAAGCGGTAGATGAGGCGATCCGTACATCTCAATTCATCCGTAACAAGTGTTTGCGCTACTGGATGGATAACAAAGGTACAGATAAATACGACCTCAACAAATATACCACCAGATTAGCCAAAGAATTTTCCTTTGTAAATGAACTCAACTCGACGGCTAGACAGGCATCATCGGAACGTTGTTGGTCAGGGATTGCCAGATTTTTCGATAACTGTAAAAAGAAGATTAAAGGTAAGAAAGGTTTTCCCAGATTCAAAAAGAATCAACGCTCTGTAGAGTACAAAAAATCAGGCTGGAAGCTTTCGCCCGATAAGAAAACTATCACCTTCACCGATAAGAAGGGAATGGGAATATTTAAGCTTGTCGGTACTTACGACCTGCATTTTTACCCCGTAGACCAAATACAGAGAGTTAGGCTAGTTAAACGTGCTGATGGTTACTACTGCCAGTTCTGCATTAGCGTAGATATTAAACAAACATTAGAACCTACAGGTAAAACTCTAGGGTTAGATGTAGGTTTAGCCCATTTCTACACTGATAGTAATGGTGAAAAAGTTGATAATCCTAGATACTTGAGAAAGTCGGAAAGGCAATTAAAAAGATTGCAGGGTCTAGTTTCTAAAAAGGTTAAAGGTTCTAACAACAGGAAAAAAGCTATTAACCGATTAGGCAGAAAACACTTGCAAGTCTCTCGTCAGCGTAAAGACTTTGCCGTGAAGTTGGCAAGGTGCGTAGTGATGTCTAACGACATCGTGGCGTATGAAGACTTGAAAGTGCGTAATATGGTGAAAAACCGTCACTTAGCTAAATCAATTAGTGATGCCTCTTGGTCGCAATTTAGAGAATGGTTACAATACTTTGCTATTAAATTTGGCAGAGTAGCCGTACCAGTTCCACCTCATTACACCAGCCAAAATTGTTCTAATTGTGGCGAAACTGTTAGAAAATCTCTGTCTGTTCGTACCCATATTTGTAAATGTGGTGTGATTTTAGACAGGGATGAAAATGCAGCACGGAACATTTTAATTAAGGCATTACAGATACTTGGCTATATATCAAATACGGTAGGGCATACCGAAATTAACGCTTGTGGAGAGATGACCCTATACTTAAACCTGGAAACAGTTCTTAAGCAAGGTCGCTCGGTGAACCAAGAATCTCCCCGTCACAGCGTAGCTTGA
- a CDS encoding FKBP-type peptidyl-prolyl cis-trans isomerase encodes MKEILISLGIMLACGLIVVFAQILSPEKTANASELTPTQPTITRSAINQTLVADNTMSSAEKPASNEEAGNGKVVTTESGLKYIDLVEGTGAIPKTGQTVIVHYTGTLEDGSQFDSSRDRNQPFSFPLGRGRVIKGWDEGISTMRVGGRRQLIIPAELGYGSRGAGGVIPPNATLIFDVELLRIS; translated from the coding sequence TTGAAAGAGATTCTGATCAGCTTGGGGATTATGCTCGCCTGCGGGTTGATTGTGGTGTTTGCACAAATTCTCAGCCCTGAAAAAACAGCGAACGCATCCGAATTGACTCCAACTCAACCTACAATTACCAGGTCGGCTATTAATCAAACTTTAGTTGCAGATAACACAATGTCAAGTGCAGAAAAACCCGCCAGCAATGAAGAGGCTGGTAACGGTAAAGTTGTTACCACAGAATCCGGATTGAAATATATTGATTTAGTGGAGGGAACTGGAGCGATTCCCAAAACTGGTCAAACAGTTATTGTACATTATACTGGCACGCTTGAAGATGGAAGCCAGTTTGATAGTTCCCGCGATCGCAATCAACCTTTCTCTTTCCCCTTGGGACGCGGACGGGTGATTAAAGGTTGGGACGAAGGTATCAGTACGATGCGAGTCGGTGGGCGTCGCCAGTTAATTATTCCCGCAGAATTGGGTTATGGGTCTCGCGGGGCTGGTGGTGTGATTCCTCCCAATGCAACATTGATTTTTGATGTGGAATTGTTGAGGATTAGTTAA
- a CDS encoding phasin family protein → MDSNNWLKQLLLIGVGTTSLVADKIREVSDEWVKEGKINPDQAKGMVDDLMQQLKSDQGNFEAQMQRQIRNMMQDLGVPRQSEMDELRGRIDRLERQVRDLENKLWR, encoded by the coding sequence ATGGACAGCAATAACTGGCTCAAGCAGCTACTATTGATTGGTGTTGGCACGACATCTTTGGTAGCGGACAAAATCCGGGAAGTGAGTGATGAATGGGTGAAGGAGGGCAAAATTAATCCAGACCAGGCGAAGGGAATGGTCGATGATTTGATGCAGCAGTTAAAAAGCGACCAGGGAAATTTTGAAGCGCAGATGCAACGGCAGATACGCAATATGATGCAGGATCTGGGTGTTCCCCGTCAGTCTGAGATGGATGAGTTGCGCGGACGCATTGACCGTTTGGAACGTCAGGTGCGGGATTTGGAGAATAAGCTCTGGCGTTGA
- a CDS encoding TIGR03792 family protein has translation MLIEWLKFKVAPERREEFIDNDAEIWTPVIASSPGFLGKEVWINPTEPTEVIMVIRWATCEQWKSFPQELLDRTEEKFAQAMGKSYQMLESLEYQVRKFPSTHP, from the coding sequence ATGCTTATCGAATGGCTTAAGTTTAAGGTTGCCCCAGAACGGCGGGAAGAGTTTATCGATAACGATGCCGAAATCTGGACACCTGTGATAGCAAGCAGTCCCGGATTTCTGGGCAAAGAAGTTTGGATTAATCCCACCGAACCGACGGAAGTTATCATGGTAATTCGGTGGGCAACTTGCGAACAGTGGAAATCGTTTCCTCAAGAGTTATTAGACCGAACGGAAGAGAAGTTTGCCCAAGCAATGGGAAAGTCCTATCAGATGCTTGAGTCACTCGAATATCAGGTACGGAAATTCCCCTCAACTCATCCATAA
- a CDS encoding zinc ribbon domain-containing protein yields the protein MPNCPRCHQPVKTQAVTCPHCRQVLKAHGHPGIPLHRAAGKEYLCDSCTYHADDTCTYPQRPLAKECTLYHNRFQPEPQVIQPLKTDRSLRFWFERNLTWVLLLGLLGVSFLITLMR from the coding sequence ATGCCCAATTGCCCCCGCTGTCACCAACCGGTTAAAACCCAAGCAGTTACCTGTCCCCATTGCCGTCAGGTTCTCAAAGCCCACGGTCATCCCGGTATACCCCTACACCGAGCTGCTGGGAAAGAATATTTATGCGATAGCTGCACCTACCATGCAGACGATACCTGTACTTATCCCCAGCGTCCCTTAGCTAAGGAATGCACGCTCTATCACAACCGCTTTCAACCGGAACCGCAGGTTATCCAGCCTCTCAAAACCGATCGATCCCTGCGTTTCTGGTTTGAGAGAAACCTAACTTGGGTACTTTTGCTCGGTTTATTGGGAGTCAGTTTTTTAATTACTTTAATGCGATAG
- a CDS encoding zinc ribbon domain-containing protein has product MPNCPRCHQPVPTQAVTCPHCREILKAYGHPGIPLHRATGDEYLCTSCTYHTDDTCNYPQRPFARECTLYDNNLEPEPQVSIPPNSNPSLCQLFESILRSFWN; this is encoded by the coding sequence ATGCCAAATTGCCCCCGCTGTCATCAACCCGTTCCCACTCAAGCAGTCACCTGCCCCCACTGTCGCGAAATTCTCAAAGCCTACGGTCATCCCGGAATTCCCTTGCATCGAGCCACTGGGGATGAGTATTTATGCACTAGCTGCACCTACCATACAGACGATACCTGTAATTATCCCCAACGCCCTTTTGCTAGGGAATGCACCCTTTACGACAACAATCTCGAACCCGAACCGCAAGTCAGTATTCCCCCCAACAGCAACCCATCCTTGTGCCAGTTGTTTGAGAGCATATTAAGATCTTTTTGGAACTGA
- the nblS gene encoding two-component system sensor histidine kinase NblS — translation MLALLKTIREVIAHWWSEFTLQTRLMAAATLVVSLLMSGLTFWAVNTIQQDAHLNDTRFGRDLGQLLAANVAPLIAEQSLSEVAQYSERFYVGTTSVRYMLYADEAGKIFFGIPFSDSEVQTSLTIERRMQLPADWADNPELTMVRQHMTPDGVVTDVFVPLTHQGKYLGVLAIGINPNPTVVTSSNLTRDVTIAVFVSIWVMVILGAVFNALTITKPIKELLVGVKNIAAGNFKQRIDLPLGGELGELISSFNEMAEKLESYEEQNIEELTAEKAKLETLVSTIADGAVLLDTHLHVILVNPTARRIFAWDGIDIVGENVLHYLPSSVSMELTRPLYQMASGNGYKEGAEFRITLSQPTNRTVRILLTNVLDQYRESIKGIAMTVQDITREVELNEAKSNFISNVSHELRTPLQCIKSFIETLHEFGEDLTEEQQREFLEAANNETDRLTRLVNDVLDLSRLESSCRIYHFEAVEIGLPIEQTLRTYQLNARDKGIELAHEIEPDLPSVLGHYDLLLQVFANLVGNALKFTEAGGRVVIRAYSVQQESEASHTQNQVVRIEVADTGIGIAPEDQQAIFDRFFRVENRVHTLEGTGLGLSIVRNIIEKHHTKINLVSEVGIGTTFWFDLAVFQQKISAAQSHSVVEAEGLARRG, via the coding sequence ATGCTGGCTCTTCTGAAAACAATCCGAGAAGTCATTGCCCATTGGTGGTCGGAGTTTACACTCCAGACGCGGTTAATGGCAGCAGCTACCCTGGTAGTTTCCTTGCTCATGAGTGGCCTTACCTTTTGGGCAGTGAATACAATCCAACAGGATGCCCATCTCAACGACACCCGCTTCGGTCGCGATTTGGGTCAGCTGCTAGCCGCCAACGTAGCCCCATTAATTGCAGAACAAAGTCTGAGTGAAGTTGCCCAATATTCCGAACGCTTCTACGTCGGCACCACCAGCGTGCGCTATATGCTCTACGCCGATGAAGCTGGCAAAATCTTTTTTGGGATTCCCTTTTCAGACTCGGAGGTGCAAACTTCCCTCACCATTGAGCGGCGGATGCAATTGCCAGCAGATTGGGCCGATAATCCAGAGTTGACAATGGTGCGGCAACATATGACGCCTGATGGTGTAGTGACGGATGTGTTTGTCCCCCTCACTCACCAAGGCAAGTACCTGGGGGTTTTAGCGATCGGCATTAACCCCAATCCCACCGTTGTCACTTCCTCCAATCTGACGCGGGATGTGACGATCGCAGTTTTTGTGTCGATCTGGGTAATGGTGATTCTCGGTGCCGTTTTCAACGCGCTGACAATCACCAAACCGATTAAAGAATTGCTAGTCGGTGTAAAAAATATTGCCGCCGGTAACTTTAAACAGCGAATCGACCTACCTTTGGGAGGAGAACTGGGCGAGTTGATCTCCAGCTTCAACGAAATGGCAGAAAAGCTGGAAAGTTACGAAGAGCAAAATATCGAAGAACTAACAGCCGAAAAAGCCAAATTGGAAACTCTGGTTTCGACGATCGCAGATGGTGCTGTGTTACTCGATACTCATTTGCACGTAATTCTCGTCAATCCTACCGCACGAAGAATCTTCGCTTGGGATGGCATCGATATCGTGGGGGAAAATGTTCTCCACTATTTGCCTTCTTCGGTATCAATGGAACTGACAAGACCGTTGTATCAAATGGCATCGGGCAACGGCTACAAAGAAGGTGCAGAATTCCGCATTACCCTCAGTCAACCCACAAACCGTACTGTTCGCATTTTGCTAACCAATGTTCTCGATCAATACCGCGAGAGCATCAAAGGAATTGCGATGACGGTGCAGGATATTACCCGCGAGGTGGAACTGAACGAAGCGAAAAGCAATTTCATCAGCAATGTTTCCCACGAGCTGAGAACGCCGTTGCAATGTATCAAATCTTTCATCGAAACGCTGCACGAATTTGGGGAAGACCTCACAGAGGAACAGCAGCGGGAGTTCTTGGAAGCGGCGAATAACGAAACAGACCGCCTCACCCGCCTCGTCAACGATGTTCTCGATTTGTCGCGCTTGGAATCTTCCTGCCGAATTTACCACTTTGAGGCGGTGGAAATTGGGCTGCCTATAGAGCAAACTTTGCGAACTTATCAGCTGAACGCTCGCGATAAAGGCATTGAATTAGCACACGAAATCGAACCGGATTTACCCTCAGTTTTAGGTCACTACGACTTGCTCCTACAAGTATTCGCCAATCTGGTCGGTAATGCACTCAAGTTTACCGAAGCCGGAGGACGGGTGGTCATCCGCGCCTATTCAGTACAACAGGAGTCAGAAGCATCGCATACTCAAAATCAAGTCGTGCGGATTGAAGTTGCCGATACGGGGATCGGGATTGCACCGGAAGATCAACAAGCAATATTCGATCGCTTCTTCCGCGTGGAAAACCGCGTGCATACTCTGGAAGGAACTGGTTTGGGACTGTCGATCGTCCGTAATATTATTGAAAAGCATCACACCAAAATCAATTTGGTCAGCGAAGTCGGCATCGGTACGACTTTCTGGTTCGATTTAGCAGTCTTTCAACAAAAAATTTCTGCCGCACAAAGTCACTCGGTTGTGGAAGCAGAGGGACTGGCACGTCGGGGCTAG